A window from Bordetella petrii encodes these proteins:
- a CDS encoding Bug family tripartite tricarboxylate transporter substrate binding protein has translation MKMARALAVAGLCLGICPAGGARAGEYPDHPVRLVVPFPAGGATDLMARALAQDLGGRLGQSVVVENRGGAGGAIGAEAVANATPDGYTLLYSTMGVLTINPTLYASLRYDPQQSFAPISLTNLTSNLLVVNNDMPVNSVAELAELARQRPGELTFSSSGRGTTSHLAGEMFKSIAGVDIRHIPYKGSSGAINDFLAGRISMMIDTSSNFIASVKQGKIKALGVTSRQRLPVLPDVPSISEAPGFSGYEVSLWSGVLAPAGTPRPIIDRLNRDIEAVMTAPEMVQRMAGYGIRTTHSTPEAFAERIRQDTKKWAQVIRQSGADAD, from the coding sequence ATGAAAATGGCGCGCGCGCTGGCTGTGGCCGGCCTGTGTCTGGGAATCTGCCCGGCGGGTGGCGCCCGGGCGGGCGAGTACCCCGACCATCCTGTTCGGCTGGTCGTTCCCTTTCCGGCAGGCGGGGCCACCGACCTGATGGCCCGCGCGCTGGCGCAGGACCTGGGCGGGCGGCTGGGGCAATCGGTGGTGGTGGAAAACCGCGGCGGCGCGGGCGGTGCGATCGGCGCCGAGGCCGTGGCCAATGCGACGCCCGACGGCTACACGCTGCTGTATTCGACCATGGGCGTGCTGACCATCAACCCGACGCTGTATGCGTCGCTGCGCTACGACCCGCAGCAGAGTTTCGCGCCCATTTCGCTGACCAACCTGACTTCGAACCTGCTGGTGGTCAACAATGACATGCCGGTGAATTCGGTGGCCGAACTGGCCGAGCTGGCGCGGCAGCGGCCCGGCGAACTGACCTTCAGCTCTTCCGGCCGGGGCACCACCAGCCACCTGGCCGGCGAGATGTTCAAGTCCATCGCCGGCGTGGACATCCGCCACATTCCATACAAGGGCAGTTCCGGCGCCATCAACGATTTCCTGGCCGGGCGCATTTCGATGATGATCGATACGTCGTCGAATTTCATCGCATCGGTCAAGCAGGGCAAGATCAAGGCGCTGGGCGTGACCAGCCGCCAGCGGCTGCCGGTGCTGCCCGACGTGCCGTCCATTTCCGAGGCGCCGGGCTTTTCCGGCTACGAGGTCAGCCTGTGGTCGGGCGTGCTGGCGCCGGCGGGCACGCCGCGGCCGATCATCGACCGCCTGAACCGGGACATCGAAGCCGTCATGACCGCGCCCGAAATGGTGCAGCGCATGGCCGGCTACGGCATCCGCACCACCCACAGCACCCCGGAAGCCTTTGCCGAACGCATCCGCCAGGATACGAAGAAGTGGGCGCAGGTGATCCGCCAGTCCGGCGCGGACGCAGACTGA
- the hutU gene encoding urocanate hydratase: MSDHTPDRHDATRSIRAPRGNTLSCKNWLIEAAYRMIQNNLDPEVAEHPHELVVYGGIGRAARNWPAYDKILQVLRRLEPDETLLIQSGKPVGVFKTHADAPRVLLANSNLVPHWATWEHFHELDRKGLMMYGQMTAGSWIYIGSQGIVQGTYETFYAVANQHFGGDPKGRWILTAGLGGMGGAQPLAATMAGFSMIAVECDESRIDFRLRTRYIDVKATSLDEALAIIDKARAEQRAVSVGLLGNAADVVPEMVRRGITPDCVTDQTSAHDPLNGYLPQGWTVQAWRDKRQSDPAAVVAAAKQSMAAHVRAMLELKQRGAATLDYGNNIRQVALEEGVANAFDFPGFVPAYIRPLFCEGIGPFRWAALSGDPQDIYKTDAKVKELIPGDKHLHNWLDMARERIAFQGLPARICWVGVRDRARLALAFNEMVRTGELSAPIVIGRDHLDSGSVASPNRETESMRDGSDAVSDWPLLNALLNTAGGATWVSLHHGGGVGMGFSQHAGVVIVCDGSPEADRRLARVLHNDPASGVMRHADAGYDIAIDCARAVGLDLPMLDR, encoded by the coding sequence ATGAGCGACCACACACCCGACCGCCACGACGCGACGCGCAGCATACGCGCTCCGCGCGGCAATACCTTGAGCTGCAAGAACTGGCTGATCGAGGCCGCCTACCGCATGATCCAGAACAACCTGGACCCTGAAGTGGCCGAGCATCCCCACGAACTGGTGGTGTACGGCGGCATCGGCCGCGCCGCGCGCAACTGGCCTGCCTACGACAAGATCCTGCAGGTGCTGCGCCGGCTCGAACCCGACGAAACCCTGCTGATCCAGTCCGGCAAGCCGGTGGGCGTGTTCAAAACGCACGCCGACGCCCCCCGCGTGCTGCTGGCCAACTCGAACCTGGTGCCGCACTGGGCCACCTGGGAACACTTCCACGAGCTCGACCGCAAGGGCCTCATGATGTATGGCCAGATGACGGCCGGCAGCTGGATCTACATCGGTTCGCAAGGCATCGTGCAAGGTACGTACGAAACTTTCTATGCCGTGGCCAACCAGCATTTCGGGGGCGATCCCAAGGGGCGCTGGATCCTCACCGCGGGGCTGGGCGGCATGGGCGGCGCGCAGCCGCTTGCCGCCACCATGGCCGGCTTCAGCATGATCGCCGTGGAATGCGACGAGTCGCGCATCGATTTCCGGCTGCGCACGCGCTATATCGACGTCAAGGCCACCTCGCTGGACGAGGCGCTGGCCATCATTGACAAGGCGCGCGCCGAACAGCGCGCCGTATCGGTGGGCCTGCTGGGCAACGCCGCCGACGTGGTGCCCGAGATGGTCCGCCGCGGCATTACGCCCGACTGCGTTACCGACCAGACCTCGGCGCACGATCCCTTGAACGGCTATCTGCCGCAAGGTTGGACCGTGCAAGCCTGGCGCGACAAGCGCCAAAGCGATCCCGCGGCCGTGGTGGCCGCGGCCAAGCAATCCATGGCCGCCCATGTGCGCGCCATGCTCGAACTGAAGCAGCGCGGCGCGGCCACGCTGGACTACGGCAACAACATCCGGCAGGTTGCGCTGGAAGAAGGCGTTGCCAACGCCTTCGATTTCCCCGGTTTCGTGCCGGCCTATATACGGCCGTTGTTCTGCGAAGGCATCGGCCCGTTCCGCTGGGCGGCGCTGTCGGGCGATCCGCAAGACATCTACAAGACCGATGCCAAGGTCAAGGAACTGATACCCGGCGACAAGCACTTGCACAACTGGCTCGACATGGCGCGCGAACGCATCGCCTTCCAGGGGCTGCCGGCGCGCATCTGCTGGGTGGGCGTGCGCGACCGCGCGCGGCTGGCGCTGGCCTTCAACGAAATGGTGCGCACCGGCGAACTGAGCGCGCCCATCGTCATCGGCCGCGACCATCTCGATTCGGGCTCGGTGGCCAGCCCCAACCGCGAAACCGAGTCCATGCGCGACGGCTCGGACGCGGTGTCCGACTGGCCGCTGCTGAACGCGCTGCTCAACACTGCCGGCGGCGCGACCTGGGTATCGCTGCATCACGGCGGCGGCGTGGGCATGGGCTTCTCGCAGCACGCCGGGGTCGTCATCGTCTGCGATGGCAGCCCCGAAGCCGACCGTCGCCTGGCGCGCGTGCTGCACAACGATCCGGCCAGCGGCGTGATGCGGCACGCCGATGCCGGCTATGACATCGCCATCGACTGCGCCCGGGCCGTCGGGCTGGACCTGCCCATGCTCGACCGGTAG
- a CDS encoding tripartite tricarboxylate transporter substrate binding protein — translation MSLKIRMLLAALAAAAIAAPAARAADPASTYPDHPITLINPYAAGGPADTVARSLARALEKRLGQPVVVENKPGGGASIGTGFVARARPDGYTLLVGTSAGHVVTPLMQNTPYDGVDGFAFSSVVAVQPIMLAVNPARGIKTVAELIARARAEPGKLSYGSAGVGGATHLGAELFQQAAHIQLNHIPYAGAAPAINDAVGGQIDMVMLNLSASLPFIRQGRLVPLAYASARRSPLLPQVPTLDEAGVHGAQSATWYSLAAPAGTPPAIVRRLSDTVRDVNNDPDYRRVMEGQAIELMALTPQQAQAFVEKDRADMRALLSRLGLLAK, via the coding sequence ATGTCTCTGAAGATCCGCATGCTGCTGGCCGCGCTGGCGGCGGCCGCCATTGCGGCGCCGGCCGCCCGCGCGGCCGACCCGGCAAGCACCTATCCCGACCATCCCATTACCCTGATCAACCCTTACGCCGCGGGCGGGCCGGCCGACACGGTGGCGCGCAGCCTGGCGCGGGCCCTGGAAAAGCGCCTGGGCCAGCCGGTGGTGGTGGAAAACAAGCCCGGCGGCGGCGCGTCGATCGGCACCGGCTTCGTGGCGCGCGCCAGGCCCGACGGCTACACGCTGCTGGTGGGCACGTCGGCCGGCCACGTGGTTACGCCGCTGATGCAGAATACCCCCTACGACGGCGTGGACGGGTTCGCTTTCAGTTCGGTGGTGGCCGTGCAGCCCATCATGCTGGCGGTGAATCCGGCGCGCGGCATCAAGACCGTGGCGGAACTGATCGCGCGCGCCCGGGCCGAGCCCGGCAAGCTCAGCTACGGCTCGGCGGGCGTGGGCGGGGCTACTCACCTGGGCGCCGAATTGTTCCAGCAGGCCGCGCACATCCAGCTGAACCACATCCCCTATGCCGGGGCGGCGCCCGCCATCAACGACGCCGTGGGCGGACAGATCGACATGGTGATGTTGAACCTGTCGGCCAGCCTGCCGTTCATCCGCCAGGGCCGCCTGGTGCCGCTGGCGTACGCATCGGCCCGGCGTTCGCCGCTGCTGCCCCAGGTGCCGACCCTGGACGAAGCCGGCGTGCATGGCGCGCAGTCGGCCACCTGGTACAGCCTGGCCGCGCCCGCGGGCACGCCGCCCGCCATCGTGCGGCGCCTGAGCGATACTGTCCGCGACGTGAACAACGACCCCGATTACCGTCGCGTGATGGAGGGGCAGGCGATAGAGTTGATGGCGCTGACGCCGCAGCAGGCGCAGGCCTTTGTCGAGAAAGACCGCGCCGACATGCGGGCCTTGCTGAGCCGGCTGGGGCTGCTGGCGAAATGA
- the hutC gene encoding histidine utilization repressor, whose product MNAATNDQTLAPYARIKQHIIANIESGLWAVNAQVPSENQLAAQFDVSRMTARRAILELTQDGMLVRSQGVGTFVAERRPMLPVLEVRNIADEIAERGHHYGNRIILLERETATEGIAIALGIAPGSPVFHSILLHLDNGVAVQLEDRYVNPHTAPGYIEQDFSRQTPNAYLSRIAPLSAVEHTIEAILPSAQVSAWLGLDSPQACLQVLRRTWTAPHIATFARLIHPGDSYRLSGYATVPAQPAPAFPNPQEFHGTKS is encoded by the coding sequence ATGAATGCCGCGACAAACGACCAGACCCTGGCTCCTTATGCCCGCATCAAGCAGCACATCATCGCGAACATCGAATCGGGCCTGTGGGCGGTCAATGCGCAGGTGCCCTCCGAGAACCAGCTGGCCGCCCAGTTCGATGTGTCGCGCATGACGGCGCGCCGCGCCATTCTTGAACTGACGCAAGACGGCATGCTGGTGCGCAGCCAGGGCGTGGGCACTTTCGTGGCCGAACGCCGGCCCATGCTGCCGGTGCTGGAAGTGCGCAACATCGCCGACGAAATCGCCGAGCGGGGCCACCACTACGGCAACCGCATCATCCTGCTCGAGCGCGAAACCGCCACCGAAGGCATTGCCATTGCGCTGGGCATCGCGCCGGGCAGCCCGGTCTTTCATTCGATTCTGCTGCACCTGGACAACGGCGTCGCGGTGCAGCTCGAAGACCGCTATGTCAATCCGCATACCGCGCCCGGCTATATCGAGCAGGACTTCAGCCGCCAGACCCCCAACGCCTATCTCAGCCGCATCGCCCCCCTGTCCGCGGTGGAACACACTATCGAAGCCATTCTGCCAAGCGCCCAGGTCAGCGCCTGGCTGGGCCTGGACAGCCCGCAAGCCTGCCTGCAGGTATTGCGGCGCACCTGGACGGCGCCCCACATCGCCACCTTCGCCCGTCTGATCCATCCGGGCGATTCCTATCGCCTGAGCGGCTACGCCACGGTGCCTGCCCAGCCCGCCCCGGCGTTTCCCAACCCCCAAGAATTTCACGGAACCAAGTCATGA
- a CDS encoding ornithine cyclodeaminase family protein has protein sequence MQSIDITYLNGPDVRALALTDAEILAAVESALDAQGRGQTVIEPRMHLVPESSAKGHFNVLRGYVAPLHVAGVKVVSDFVDNYKVDLPSEMALLNLFDPVNGKPLAVIDATAITDMRTGAVTALGAKHLARKNSKVLGHIGSRGTSYWNVRLLDSLFDFDEIRVHSRRPESQQAFGERLSRDLNKTVKVVNDWESCVRGADIVVEASRLPEPTPLLKTEWIKPGALVMPYGTMSAVELSLTDIMSKVVVDDWGQCRKGLPYGSLRAHVDSDRITQENLHAEIGQIVAGLKPGRERDDETILFWHRGLSTTDIALGHAMLQKAGKMGLGQTLKFA, from the coding sequence ATGCAATCCATCGACATCACCTACCTGAACGGGCCGGACGTGCGCGCGCTGGCACTCACCGACGCCGAGATCCTGGCCGCCGTGGAAAGCGCCCTGGACGCCCAGGGGCGCGGGCAGACCGTCATCGAACCGCGCATGCACCTGGTGCCGGAGTCCTCCGCCAAGGGGCATTTCAATGTGCTGCGCGGCTATGTCGCGCCGTTGCACGTTGCGGGCGTCAAGGTCGTCAGCGACTTCGTGGACAACTACAAGGTCGACCTGCCGTCGGAAATGGCGCTGCTCAATCTGTTCGATCCCGTCAACGGCAAACCCCTGGCCGTGATCGACGCGACCGCCATCACCGACATGCGCACCGGCGCGGTCACCGCCCTGGGCGCCAAGCACCTGGCCCGCAAGAACAGCAAGGTGCTGGGCCACATCGGCTCGCGCGGCACCTCGTACTGGAACGTGCGGCTGCTGGACAGCCTGTTCGACTTCGATGAAATCCGCGTGCATTCCCGCCGCCCTGAAAGCCAGCAGGCCTTTGGCGAACGTCTTTCGCGGGACCTGAACAAGACAGTCAAGGTCGTGAATGACTGGGAATCGTGCGTGCGCGGCGCCGACATTGTCGTCGAAGCCTCGCGCCTGCCCGAACCGACCCCGCTGCTCAAGACCGAATGGATCAAGCCCGGCGCGCTGGTCATGCCCTACGGCACGATGAGCGCTGTGGAACTGAGCCTGACCGACATCATGAGCAAGGTCGTGGTCGACGACTGGGGCCAGTGCCGCAAGGGGTTGCCGTACGGATCGCTGCGCGCCCACGTCGACAGCGACCGCATCACCCAGGAAAACCTGCACGCCGAGATCGGCCAGATCGTGGCCGGCCTGAAGCCCGGCCGCGAGCGCGACGACGAGACCATTCTCTTCTGGCATCGCGGCCTGTCCACCACCGATATCGCGCTGGGCCATGCCATGCTCCAGAAGGCCGGCAAGATGGGCCTGGGCCAAACGCTGAAGTTCGCCTAG
- a CDS encoding HAL/PAL/TAL family ammonia-lyase gives MRHPLWSTDRALPALPLPWRRQAGAAGIALACMAGVLLAPLAHADGAARAAVQPAAADRAPVRQQALALDGKSLTAAQVVEVARHGRPVAPTDAAWRQVDRSHELLLAYARLGRPVYGLNRGVGQNKDQTIFSGDAISDEARALSEAFNHRMLLSHTVAFGEPAPADVVRAAMVVRLNTALFGGTGMSPALVRQYAAFLNKGLTPVVLGQGSVGEADIGILPQIGLAMMGEGQIEVDGRRMPAADAMRDAGIEPVKPYAKDSLSLLSSNAYGAALAILAAHDAETLLDRADGIAALALEGLNGNIAPLLPAVQAHRPYIGQQQTARRILGMLEGSALWQADDKRPLQDPLSFRTVSQVHGAARDALRVLNAQLLIQINSSDDNPTVVLDATPPAGVTPQETRYFVTQGDVRGAIVPSAGFDPTAWVVPLESVGVALSHVAQSSAQRVLRLGDPTFTQLSRFLSPDGKTLAYTTIQKPVSALATEIRALSHPVSSDALVVAGHIEDVATNAPLVAQRVRQQVLRLRTLLGIELIHAAQAVDLRTRADPQRPIGKGTGALLGAFREQVAFLSQDRRLADDIARADRFLQRPGDIAQ, from the coding sequence ATGCGCCACCCCCTATGGTCCACGGACCGCGCTTTACCGGCTCTGCCCCTGCCATGGCGGCGCCAGGCCGGCGCGGCCGGCATCGCACTGGCCTGCATGGCCGGCGTCCTGCTGGCCCCCCTTGCCCATGCGGACGGGGCCGCCCGCGCGGCGGTCCAGCCGGCCGCCGCCGACCGCGCGCCGGTCCGGCAGCAAGCCCTGGCGCTGGACGGCAAGTCGCTCACGGCGGCGCAGGTGGTCGAGGTCGCGCGCCACGGCCGGCCGGTGGCGCCCACCGATGCGGCCTGGCGGCAAGTGGACCGCTCGCACGAATTGCTGCTGGCGTACGCACGCCTGGGCCGCCCGGTCTACGGATTGAACCGCGGTGTCGGGCAGAACAAAGACCAGACAATTTTCTCTGGCGATGCCATCTCGGACGAGGCGCGCGCGCTGTCCGAGGCATTCAATCATCGCATGCTGCTGTCCCATACCGTTGCCTTTGGCGAACCGGCTCCCGCCGACGTGGTGCGCGCCGCGATGGTGGTGCGCCTGAACACGGCGTTATTCGGCGGCACCGGAATGAGCCCTGCCCTGGTTCGCCAGTACGCGGCGTTCCTGAACAAGGGATTGACGCCTGTGGTGCTGGGCCAGGGCTCGGTTGGCGAGGCCGACATCGGCATCCTGCCGCAGATCGGCCTGGCCATGATGGGCGAGGGCCAGATCGAAGTCGACGGCCGGCGCATGCCGGCGGCCGACGCCATGCGCGATGCCGGCATCGAACCGGTCAAGCCATATGCCAAGGACTCATTATCCCTGCTCAGTTCCAACGCTTATGGCGCGGCGCTGGCCATCCTGGCCGCGCACGACGCCGAAACGCTGCTGGACCGCGCCGACGGGATCGCCGCCCTTGCGCTCGAGGGCTTGAACGGCAATATTGCCCCGCTGCTGCCGGCCGTGCAGGCGCACCGTCCCTATATAGGCCAACAGCAAACCGCCCGCCGCATTCTCGGCATGCTGGAAGGCAGCGCGCTGTGGCAGGCCGATGACAAGCGGCCGCTGCAGGACCCTCTCAGTTTCCGCACGGTCAGCCAGGTGCATGGTGCGGCGCGCGATGCGCTGCGGGTGCTGAACGCGCAACTGCTCATCCAGATCAACAGCTCGGACGACAACCCCACAGTGGTGCTGGATGCCACGCCTCCGGCCGGCGTTACCCCGCAAGAAACCCGCTACTTCGTCACCCAGGGCGATGTGCGCGGCGCCATCGTGCCCAGCGCCGGTTTCGACCCCACTGCGTGGGTCGTGCCGCTGGAATCCGTGGGGGTGGCGTTGTCACATGTCGCGCAGTCGTCGGCGCAGCGCGTGCTGCGCCTGGGCGACCCCACCTTCACGCAGCTGTCGCGCTTCCTGTCGCCCGATGGCAAGACCCTGGCCTACACCACCATCCAGAAACCCGTATCCGCGCTGGCCACCGAAATCCGCGCCCTGTCGCACCCGGTGTCGTCGGATGCGCTGGTCGTGGCCGGCCACATCGAAGATGTGGCCACCAACGCGCCACTGGTGGCGCAGCGCGTCCGGCAGCAAGTGCTGCGGCTGCGGACGCTGCTGGGCATCGAATTGATCCACGCGGCGCAAGCCGTGGACCTGCGCACCCGCGCCGATCCGCAACGCCCCATCGGCAAGGGCACCGGCGCCCTGCTCGGCGCCTTTCGCGAACAGGTAGCGTTTCTGTCGCAAGACCGGCGGCTGGCCGACGACATCGCGCGCGCCGACCGCTTTCTTCAAAGACCCGGCGACATCGCGCAATAA
- a CDS encoding Bug family tripartite tricarboxylate transporter substrate binding protein, protein MNTSLAIRMTGALLAGALLTSPALAAEDQYPNRPVTIIVPFGAGGIADALPRIVGQQLSTKWGVPVVVENKVGASGNIGMDYVARAKPDGYTLALAPAGNLTVNPLLYTNLPFDTAKDFAPVTMLATSPNVLVVNDRVPAKSFKELVDYARQNPDKLNYSSPGPGSGAHLAGELLNQSAGIVIRHIPYNAMAAAVNDVVAGNVDMMFAGISTVLPQIQAGKLRALAVAGPARLPQLKNVPTVAESGYPGFDVTSWYGIVAPAQVPPAILDKLQADIAEAVQQASVRQKFAGLGVAPSGSSRADFARTIQDETRKWAAIVKQAGIQPIQ, encoded by the coding sequence ATGAACACGTCTCTCGCCATCCGCATGACCGGCGCCCTCCTGGCTGGCGCCTTGCTTACCTCGCCGGCGCTCGCCGCCGAAGACCAGTATCCCAACCGGCCCGTCACCATCATCGTGCCGTTCGGCGCGGGCGGCATCGCCGATGCCCTGCCGCGCATCGTCGGGCAGCAACTCAGCACCAAGTGGGGCGTGCCCGTCGTCGTCGAGAACAAGGTGGGCGCTTCCGGCAACATCGGCATGGATTACGTGGCCCGCGCCAAGCCCGACGGCTACACGCTGGCGCTGGCGCCGGCCGGCAACCTGACTGTCAATCCGCTGCTCTACACCAACCTGCCCTTCGACACGGCCAAGGACTTCGCCCCCGTGACGATGCTTGCCACCTCGCCCAATGTCCTGGTGGTCAATGACCGGGTGCCGGCCAAAAGCTTCAAGGAACTGGTGGATTACGCCCGCCAGAACCCCGACAAACTCAACTACTCGTCGCCCGGGCCGGGCAGCGGCGCCCACCTGGCGGGCGAGCTGCTCAACCAGTCGGCCGGCATCGTGATCCGGCACATCCCGTACAACGCCATGGCCGCCGCGGTCAATGACGTGGTGGCGGGCAACGTGGACATGATGTTCGCGGGCATTTCCACGGTATTGCCGCAGATCCAGGCCGGCAAGCTGCGGGCACTGGCGGTGGCCGGCCCCGCACGCCTGCCGCAACTGAAAAACGTGCCCACCGTCGCGGAAAGCGGCTACCCCGGCTTTGACGTGACCTCGTGGTACGGCATCGTCGCCCCGGCCCAGGTTCCGCCGGCCATTCTCGACAAACTGCAGGCCGACATCGCCGAGGCCGTGCAGCAAGCCTCCGTGCGCCAGAAATTCGCCGGGCTGGGCGTGGCCCCCTCCGGCTCGAGCCGCGCGGACTTCGCCCGCACGATCCAGGACGAGACCCGCAAGTGGGCCGCCATCGTGAAGCAAGCCGGCATCCAGCCCATTCAGTAA
- a CDS encoding phosphate/phosphite/phosphonate ABC transporter substrate-binding protein, with protein MALIASTRMYDVAPAARAAWHALLHAAHQRAGLQVQFVEHAWPTPIGELWDRPGLCGAFMCGWPYALAVRAGRDYTALAGVVPDWPHYQGQPRYRSEFLVRADSPWRTLADTAGSRYGWMVQDSQSGWNAPRAALAKVVSGHGAWFSDSRGPYGNPRGLLRALAGGEIDLTAVDGWYLDLLRVHDRDALAGLRTLAYTPWTPNPLLVAGPGVDAACAARLAQALLGLQDDPGGAQLLRNARVARFVRPEPGRYAQLIGMAHEAEACGYRDIR; from the coding sequence ATGGCGCTGATCGCCTCGACCCGCATGTACGACGTGGCGCCCGCCGCCCGGGCCGCCTGGCACGCGCTGCTGCACGCCGCGCACCAGCGCGCCGGCCTGCAGGTGCAATTCGTCGAGCACGCGTGGCCCACCCCCATCGGCGAACTCTGGGACCGGCCCGGCTTGTGCGGCGCCTTCATGTGCGGCTGGCCCTATGCGCTGGCCGTGCGGGCGGGGCGCGACTACACCGCCCTGGCCGGCGTCGTGCCCGACTGGCCCCACTACCAGGGCCAGCCCCGTTATCGCAGCGAATTCCTGGTTCGCGCCGACAGCCCCTGGCGCACGCTGGCCGACACCGCCGGCAGCCGCTACGGCTGGATGGTGCAAGATTCGCAATCCGGCTGGAACGCGCCGCGCGCGGCGCTGGCCAAGGTCGTGAGCGGGCACGGCGCATGGTTCAGCGATTCCAGGGGGCCTTACGGCAATCCGCGCGGCCTGCTGCGGGCCCTGGCCGGCGGCGAAATCGACCTGACCGCCGTGGACGGCTGGTATCTGGACTTGCTGCGCGTCCATGACCGCGACGCGCTGGCCGGGCTGCGCACCCTGGCTTATACGCCCTGGACGCCCAACCCGTTGCTGGTGGCGGGCCCTGGCGTCGACGCCGCCTGCGCCGCCCGCCTGGCGCAGGCGCTGCTCGGCCTGCAAGACGACCCCGGCGGCGCGCAACTGCTGCGCAACGCCCGCGTCGCCCGTTTCGTGCGGCCCGAGCCTGGCCGTTACGCGCAACTGATCGGCATGGCGCACGAGGCCGAGGCGTGCGGCTACCGCGACATCCGCTGA